The DNA region CCCACGGACTGACCCTGGAGGAGGTCGTGTACCCGCCCGACGACGAGCTCGAGGCACGCGCCGAGCGCACCCGAGCCCGACGGCAGCACGTCGGTCCGGCCGCTACGGACTGCCCGGACGACGCGGCCGTCGCGGACTGAGCGGTTGCCGCGGAGTGAGCGGCGGTCGGTCCCGGGGATCGCCGGCGGTCGTCAGGACCGCCGTTCGTCCTCCTGCTCCACCTCGTCGCCCTCGTGCTCCGCACCCTCGCGTAGGTCGCCGTCGTCGTCCGGCAGGTCCTCGTCCTCGATCACGTGGACGGCCGCCTCCTCGGCGCTCGCCGCACCCCCGGCGACACCGACGTCGTCGGCCATCAGGCTCGCGGCGGAGTCACCGGTGGGTTCGACGACACCGGGTACGAGCCGTCCGATCCGCTCCGGGTCGCGCGCGCCCGCGTCGGGCCCGTCGGCCGTCTGCCACACCTCCGGCTGCTCACGGGCCAGGCGCTCGGCGAGCGTCTCGCCGCGCGCCTCCTCGAGCGCGGTCCGGCCGAAGCGGGTCTCGGTCGGGTAGTCCGGCGGGACGTAGCCCTCGTCGAGGGCGTCCGCCAGGCTGCGATCGATCAGTGTGTCCTCCTGGGACAGCTGGTCGGTGTCGCCCTCCGCCGTGCCCTCCGGGTCGGGGGAGGTGGCCGGTGTGTCGCCGTACGTGGTCATGCTTCTACCGTCGCACCGCGCGCAGGTCCGTGCACGCCGGATGCGGCGCGGGTTGACCCGTCGCCGGTGCAGCCCCGTTGGCAGGAGACTGGTGGGCGTGGGACACCTGGACATCAGCGATGTGGGCTACGTGCTGCCGGACGGTCGCCCGTTGCTCACCGGCATCGACCTGCGCGTCGGCGACGGTGCGAAGGTCGCCCTCGTCGGTCCCAACGGTGCCGGCAAGACGACCCTCGTGCGCATCGTCGCGGGCGACGAGCAGCCGCACTCGGGCACTGTCGTGCGCAGCGGCGGGCTCGGGGTCATGCGCCAGTTCGTCGGCCGGATCGACGACGACCGATCGATCCGCGACCTGCTCGCCTCCCTCGCCCACGCGGCCGTGCGCGAG from Cellulomonas sp. KRMCY2 includes:
- a CDS encoding DUF5709 domain-containing protein — translated: MTTYGDTPATSPDPEGTAEGDTDQLSQEDTLIDRSLADALDEGYVPPDYPTETRFGRTALEEARGETLAERLAREQPEVWQTADGPDAGARDPERIGRLVPGVVEPTGDSAASLMADDVGVAGGAASAEEAAVHVIEDEDLPDDDGDLREGAEHEGDEVEQEDERRS